From the Bos javanicus breed banteng chromosome 7, ARS-OSU_banteng_1.0, whole genome shotgun sequence genome, the window ctgtTATTGACCAAAAGGACTGCTTCCTCATACTGATTTTAGACACAGAGTGTTTATTCCTTAATCTAAAACAGTGATTCTCAAATAAGGGGCAGCTCTGTTCAAGAGGGACTTTCAAGACTCTCCAGAGAGGTTCTATCCAATATATATAAGCCCTTAACTTCGTCCCTAGTTGAGAAGCAGTGCACATGGTAGAACTTACTGATGGGAATGTACTATACATATGAACAGTGTCAGACAGAACAAAAAGCTAAAAACCCCTAGTCAGTGGGGCAGACATCAGAATTATGgagtgattccttttttttttctgattaagagTAAGTTACAAACAAGTAGCTAAACTCCATGACCAAACTCCACGCTGCATAGCCAAGAACAGTTTGTCCACTTATCTGGAGTAACCATACTAgattaaagaaatacaattctGTCATCCTAAAGACAATTTCCAGAAAGATCCGCCTGTCCCAATGAGGTACTTGATACCAGGATTAGCACAGGCTAATCACTGTATGGTTTCTTAGAAGACtggcttttctctatttctttctctttgatacTGTACAAGGGGTCCACCAATTTGTTATGAACAAGCATTAAAcctacaaaaaattaaaaataaaagttgttaaTGCAGGTAGAGGCAGAGTTCCATTATCAACAGTAACATCCAGGAGCTCTCAAATTTTGTCCTAGAACTGGTACTCATCATCATTTTTCTGTGGGCCCAAATGATAAACATCTTaagaataggaaaagaatttgttATTCCTATTGAATGCTAGAATCCATGGGACTTTTATAAATTCAGTCTCTAGGACAGTTGGCCATTTGTTCACCAAAGAACCAATTCCTATTCGCCTGCTCAGTAAATGAGGATTTTCATGTTTGAAGCAGTGAGTGTCCTCtttaagtagaagaaaaaagatcttcatgacagtTCAGTGCCTTGACTAGAAGGAAAAGGCCTGTATGAgatctgaaaagagaaaaaacctGAGGCTCAGTATCACTGCAAGGAGTTTACCAAATTGCCCTAGAACTCCAActttgatttcattcttttctcctcctcagaGCAAGTAGGTCTCCAAAAATGGACCCTTACAGTCATGGATGGGAAGAAAACACTGTATTCTGGGAGgagggtttgatttttttttttaaatcacagttgtGAATTACAGTGGTCAGAGCATGCAAGCTAGATCCACTCTTCACTCCTGGCATGTCTGAAGTTGGCTACCTACTCTCTGACCCACCTCACCCTCACCTTTGAAATACTTGACAGTCTTCACTTTCAACTCCAGGGTAGCGTCCTCGTCGCACACAAACACTGTGCGGGGATGCTGCTGGAAGGCAGACACGGTCCACATGTGGTTCACTCCTTCCTCGATGGCCTTGTACAGAGCAAACGCCTTGTGAGCACCTGTGATGAGGATCATCACCTGGGGATCAGAAGACAAGCCTGTgatggaggagaaggagcagcaaAACTGGAAGTCCAGACACCTGAATTCTAGTCTGGCCACCCAAAGTGATCGTAAGGACCACTGTTTTTATATGTCATTGTAAGTCGTTAGCATGGGGCACACTGTGCTCCATGCTCTATGCGCTTTATCACACAAGTAGCCTGAAGTGGGGAGCATCATTATCCCTACCTTCTAGGATAAGGAAGTAGGTTCTGTGATGGGGGTTTAAGTAGCCTGCCCCAGGTCGTTTCTaacctagagtccatgctcttgaCCACCACGTAATTGTGCCTTCTGGCACCTCTGATGATGTCTGTGAAAGTGCCCTGTGAACACATGTGCCGTGCACACCGAGGCCCACACCTTATCCCAACTGTTCTGACGCTAGGTCCCAGGGCTTCTAGGGTGGGTGAGTTTTCAGTGACAAACTGAAAAAGAGGGGTCACAATTGGCACTGTCTACAAGGAGGCCTTGGAAGCAATGGTGAGAGTTATCTGTGTGGCTGCTAAGGTTGAATCCAAATAAGGCTGCCCCTTAATTTGGTCACTTTTCAATTCAGAGTATTAGACCTGCTCATGTGACTTGGAGTAATGCTTTTTGTCTAAGTAAAACAGGCACAGACTCCCCTCAACGCTTAAAATATCAAGATGTCAAGTGTTGGAAAGTGATTACAAATAGCTCTCAATATACCCTTTCATTGTAATTCACTTGTATCATGGAGTTGTGAGCAGGATCTACTGTTCCTTGcttgaaagatgaaaaaacagAGGCACAAAGAGAAATGTGACTTGGACGCCagaattcattttcaaaaagagaATTTCCAGATTTCCAGCCCCAGGTCCTTTCTGCACACTGCAGGAACAGCCCTCAAACCACAGTTATTTAccaaaaacagcaaaatgataTCCCTAGGTACTGATTCAAGGTTACCCAACAGAAATCTGCTGCCGTTTCACAAAAGTTCATTTTAGACAGGAAATCTTTTTCACTGATTTACATGTTTGTTTACAGACTTGGGCAAGGAAAAGTTGAAGCTAAAATTTCTGTAGCTGCTTCTCACTGAATAtatcagaaatgaagagaaaaagctTCTAATGAAAGTAAGGAAACTGGAGCCACCAAAAAATCCTAATGATACCCAGATTTCTATGGAAAGACTTACTAAATTCAGGTCAAGATACTATTTCTATCACACTTCTCCACATTTATGAATCTCTACACACAGGGCTATAAGCACAAGCATCTTGCAGTTGCAGGGGGAGCTCCCTTCAAGCAGTGACTGACCGCCACCAACTGCAGGGAACCAGAGGGCCCCCTCAGTACCTGGGCAGGTACAAATTCATATTCTAACATTAGTGATGCTGGGTAAGCAGAGACTAGGAGCCTGCAGCTTTCTGGGCAGTCACTGTCGAAAGGTTTCACCTCACACTGGGAAGAATGGTTACTTCCAGAGAAGGAGAACAGTGAAGGGTCTCAGTTGGGACTTTAGCCTTATTTataatgtcttcatttttaataaaagtgaATTCAGGTGGTACTTGTATAGTTAAAATTAGCAGCAAAAAGACATGCCTAGCTccgctccccctccccctccccccaggccaATGAAAGGCCTATGAATCCCTTGCACCCTTACCTCTCTAGCATCCATGACAGTGCCCACGCCCACCGTCAGGGCCATAGTGGGCACCTTGGCAAGATCTCCATCGAAGAACCTAGCATTGGCTAGGATGGTGTCCATGGCCAGCGTCTTCACACGGGTCCTAGATACCAGACTGGAGCCCGGCTCGTTGAAGGCAATGTGTCCGTCAGGGCCGATGCCTGCCCAAGAGAGATGGGGCAGCCCTGTTGATACCAGGGATCCAAGACTTCAAGAATGGACAATTCCTCCTTCCCCACTTAGGGTCTGAAAAAAATCCTTGAAAACCGTGTCTCTTACCTCATTCAATTAAGATAACACTTTAAGCATCTGATCTTCCCCTCTTGTTTCTAGCTGaggcatacacacacattgtTAACTTGCTAACCCCCTCAGAAAGCTAAGGAGAGAGCAATTCAAAAAGCTTCTGCCCCCCAGATCATCCAAGTGTAACTTTTCTCTTGTCTGCCACTAGTCATGGGTCCCGCTGCTCGGACAGtcacactgaataaaacatatacAAGGCCTGGAAAGGGGCTGCCAGGTTTATAATATCTCAAAACATGAGCATTCCTAGCCTCTTCCTCCCCACTTGGAAGTAAAGAAGGGTTAAATCTGGAGCAGTAAAaaacttcaacttcagcctccCACCTCCACCAGCTGTAGGTGACTCCAGAGGCCATGACAGACGGAAGTGTAAGAGGGCAACTCAGGGTAGGGAGACCCTAGGTCCCCACCCTCTCTCTGCTGCTCTGGCTGGCTGACCCAGGGCAAGTCACAAAACTTCTCTGGGGTTCAGTCGCTATTTATAGTGTGCAGGGGTTGATGGTAGAATCTTTTAGAACTACATGAGtctgatttttaatgtttaactGATCAGCCAGTTCCCGTGACTGATCCATAAAACTCTGTCTAGGAAAGGAGAGAATCTGAGTCCAAATCCAAATACCTCACTTTAGATAAGACACTGAAGAAGAGGAGATGCCCCAGATCAGTTTCTGAGCAGCAGGGGCTCCCGCTCTGTGCCTTCCCTGCCACCTCAGGCGAACAAATGACCCCTGCCACTGGCATAGACAGGAAGCTGTTTGGGAGACAGGCATGGGTCTTGTCCTCCTTCTCATGTGTTCCAGCCACCCTGGACACCTGCTGCAGCGTCGAGCTCACCTCCAACAAACAGCTCAATCCCGCCCGCAGCCTTGATCTTCTCTTCAAAGGCATCACACTCAGCCTGCAGGTCAGCTGCATTCCCATCCAGGATGTGAGTGTTTTCTGGGTGGATGTCAATGTGCTTGAAGAAGTTGTTCCACATGAAGGAGTGGTAGCTCTCTGGGTGGTCTCGAGGAAGGCCTGTGGGGCCATGGCTGCACTCAGTCATGCCAGGCTGAGCCAGAGTCCGCCTCCCAAAGATGCCAGGATACCTCCTGACCCCCAGAGACACTTTCAGGGAAGAGCCTATCAGGGAGGCTGGGGCcccagccctcccacccccagccactcAGGATAGGCTGAGCTGGTATCCTTGTCTGCTCATGACCATGGGACTAGGCCCTCATTCTGATCTCCTTTCACAGGGGAATGGCCAGAGGCTGCAGGCTAGGGTCATTCTGGGCCTCTAGAGGTGGGCTAGCCTCCTGGGGGGTAACGACTGGGTCCATCTAGGGAAGGAAGCAAGCATACCCCTTACCCTATGCCTCCTACCGCACCATTCATTCCCAGTTACACCCTGCTCAGCCTGAACCCCAACCTGAACACCAGGGGGCTGGCGAGAAttaatttcagggcttcccaaaAAGCATGTTTTTCAGTCAAGAAGAATGTTTAAAATGCATGTTTCAGGGGCTgggtatggagaaggaaatggcaatctactccagtattcttgcctggagaatcccatggatggaggagcctggtaggctgcagtccatggggttgctaagagtcggacatgactgagcgacttcactttcacctttcactttcatgcattggagaaggagatggcaacccactccagtgttcttgcctggagactcccagggacggggagcctggtgggctgccatctatggggtcacacagagtcggacatgactgaagcaacttagcagcagcagcagggattggGGGAGTGGGGAAATGAGTAGTTGATGTTTAATAGCtagagttttagttttgcaagataaagagagttctggaaattggttgcacaacagtgtgaaagTACTTAATGCCAAACTGTACACAGAAAGACAGTTAAGatggtaagttttatgttatgtgtagtttaccacaattaaaaaaaaaagaacctttcaAGTGAAACCATTACAAGATGATGGTAAGGCGGTACAGAGGGTGACAGGAGTCCAAGGTGCCACTTTTAAAGACACCAGTCTCAGCTACCCTCCCAGTATACTTGGCAGGAAGGGGACTGGAAGATGAACAGAAGAAAGTCCAGACACAGACAGTGGGGGGACATGCCCCAGCCATGGGACCCCAGATCCCATTTGCAGTCATTTGTTCCAGAAAGAAATTGCATGGAGttggggaggagacagagggggCAATATGCTAAAGTTTATCAAGTGTCTGCTTCTATAGAACAGAAGCTTCCACATCTGTTATATCACTTAATGCTTACAGCCCAAAACGTCAGCTTCATTAGCTTCGTGTCATAGCTGAAGAAACCAAGGCCTGGAGGATGTGGTATCACCAATTGAGCCTACCACCAAATGTCACTGGTTCAGAGATGTCCCCAATCCTTTCCTGGTTGATACTGTGAGGCGAGAGTATGACTTTTCTGGAATCAGGTAAGACCATGAAAGACAAAGACTCACCCACATACTCATCCATGTTGAAAGTCTTCACATATTTGAAGGACAGGTCTCCATTCTTATAGTATTCAATCAGTTTCTTGTAGCAGCCAAGTGGGGTGCTCCCTGCAAGAGAGGCCACAGCAATGAATTCCCTTCATTGCCCCAGAGGGCAACCAGGAATGAATCAGGGATGCTTCATTAGGAATACCTGTCAGATCTGAAGTCCTACCCAATGCTCAATCCCAACTGCCATCCATTAAGTTGCTGGTTTAATAACCTATTTTCCCCCTAGActgcaagctccaggagggcagggctatgtttgtcttgttcactgctgaaTCCCTAGCACTTAAAGCACTGACAATTGAAATGACTGTGATTAGCACCTGAGTGAATGTCAGACTTAATTGCCAACACGATATTCCCTGAGCAACCAGTATGTGAGAGGTACATTATGGGCATGCGGAGAAGTGACAGACTCAGCAGCCACCCTGGAGGAGCTCACTGTCTAGAAGAGGGGACACATTACACCACGTAATGTCAGCTGTGGTACAGGCTAGCCTGTGGGTTTGGGGAGACTTCCCCTTGGAGCAGCAAACTCTTGAGTGCAGTCTCATTAAAAAGTCATAAACCCATAAAGAGGCAAGAGGACTACTGTAGATTAAGAAACTAGATATGCATGAAGTCTGACTGGACAttggattaattttttaaaaactacaaataataaatgaacaaTTAGAGGGAAAATTAATATAGTTTGTATTAGAtgatattgtgaaatgatttttaattcCCCTAGGTATGATAGTAGTATTGTGGTTATATAAGAGAATGTCTTTATTCTGAGGAGTTATGTGCTAAAGGGCTTAGAGGTAAAAGACTTAGAGGATCTCTGGACCTTTCAAGTGGCTTataaggagtgtgtgtgtatgtatagacaGAACATGAGCCACAAGATATGAAAGTAAATATGCAAAATGTTAACTGGTGAATCCATATAAACGGTACCTATTCTTTCAGCTTTTTTGAATATGTGAAactgctaaaaataaaaagatggaaagaaaaaagccCCACCCAAACCAAGTCATTCTTTTCATAACCCACTAATGGCTTCTGAATAATACCCAGTCCTAACACAGGCTCTGTATAACCTGGCCCCTGGCTGCCTCCCGCCTGCCTCAGGAATCCTGCTTCAAGCAGtttcacctcagggcctttgcacatgggGTTTGTTCCCTTTGCCAACATTGCTACCCTACCAGTATCTGCACAGCCAACTCACCTCTTTAGGGCCTTTACTCAGAGACTTTCCCTGTCCCCATATCCAACACTAACTCCCACCCCTTCCTTAGGGAACTTCCCACATTCCCTATcacttgccctgcttcattttctccttccctcttatCACCATCCAGTCTACTCTGTATTTTGCTAATTCACTTGTTTATGATCTGTTTCTCCCACTATAAGCTTTAGGAAGGCAGGAATTTGTGTTCTTCTTATTCATTGCTGTATCTCTAGCATTGAAAACAGTTTGGCATATAGCAGGTATTCGAaaaatatctgctgaatgaatggcAGCAGCCCCATTCACACAAAATAACCAGCTTGTCTCTGTGACATGGTCTTAGCTATGCCTGGGCTAcacagcttccctgtcctccccctGAATTTTGTCATGTACATTTTCCAAACTTCTAGCCTTCCCATCAATCCTGTGTGTTGTTGTTGATCaggcactaagttgtgtctgactcttcacgaccccatggactgtagcacaccagcctcctctgtcctccactatctattgaagtttgctcaaattcatgtccatcgagtcagtgatgctgtctaaccatctcatcctctgacaccctcttctccttttgccttcaatctttcccagcatcagggtcttttccaatgagtcagctcttcgaatcagatggccaaagtactggagcttcagcttcagcatcagtccttcagtgactattcagggttgatttcctttaggattgactggtttgatcctgtTGAGCTCCCCAATATCTAGCCAataaattccttttcttcttaaattaGCCAGAGTAGGTTTTGGTAGCTTCCACCCAAAACCCGGACTGGTGCTTCATCTAACAGGAGTATTCCAAGGAACCCACATGGAAATGCTGTGCTGGTTCAAGTGTGATAGTAAAGAAGGGGTCAGGTCTTCGACAGCCCTAATACCACTCTGAGGGCGCTGGATCTATTTTGCAAATGACGCAGCAATGGGGAGGGGTTTCAGTAGAAGCCCAGACTCCAGCCTAGTCTGGCTGTACAGTTAGAAAACAGGATGTTAGTGCAGCCCCGTCCTAGTCTGAGATGTTAGTGGTTTCACAGGCACCTGCATATACTCTTCCCACAAACCTCTTGAGCAGAGATGGGGAAACTTCAGCCCACAGGCCAGATCTAGCGTACTGCCTGTTTTTGTAGCATTCATAAATTAAAggacagtttaaaaaacaaaagaatattgtgacatatgaaaattatataagcTCAAACTTCAGTGTTGGTAAAGTTTCACTGGCAGACAGCATGCTCATTTATGTATTGTCTAGGACTGTTTTTGAGCTACAAGGACAGAGTTAAGTGATTGCAATCACTGGTTATATGGCCAGTGaagtgtaaaatatttattatttggctgtatATAGAAAAAGCTTGAAGACTCAACCAATAGTATATGGGCCACTGAGGCAAATCCACCCCATCTCTGAAATCAGAACATTTGCCTTGACGAGCTAGAATCAAAATATCCTCCAATAAAGGCAGCATtctgattttttccccaaagaaattgGGACTGTTTTTCACTTAGGTTCTATGTTTAATTAAGTCTTACAGAAATTGCTTTGAGTGACTCAATTCTCCCAAAGACGATGCTTAGTTATTAGCACTATAGGTGCAGAGAAGAGAAATTAATTCATTACATAAAATGTATGTCTTAAGGTATTTGGACTTAATTCTGTTAAGGACACTTGGCTCCCAGGGCTGACTTAGAATATAGCCTAAAAATCAAAGTTTTTCGTGCCTAACCAAGATCCCttctactccaggattcttcagGAGCAGGCAGCAACAAAACAATCCCCAGAGGAAgcttagctgctgctaagttgcttcagtcgtgtccgactctgtgcgaccccatagacggcagcccaccaggctcctccatccatgggattttccagacaagagtactggagtggggtgccattgccttctccgccagagGAAGCTAGGTTCTCTGTTTTGTATGCCCAGGGCGCAGGGGAGTTGTTCATTCATAGGGGCAGTACCTTAGAGCCCTCCTTGCAGTTCCTTGTCTGAATGAGCCTACCTACCTGGACCCTTGAGAGCCCCTAATGCCTTTGCCCACTCTCCCCATCCCACAACGCACCAGTAGGGAGCCCCAGGGTGAAGTACTTGTCTGGCCCTGGGTTAAACTGGATGATGCGGTTCCTGATGTATTTGGCCGCCCACTCACTGGCCTGAGAATAGTGGTCCAGGATGATGAGCTTCATCGTGTCCTGCAGAGGCAGGTGACAGAAACAATTATTAGTAAGACATaaggagaaaggggtggaggTGGTTGTGATGGAGGGGTAAGCCCCTTTCTCTAGGCTGAGCCAGGAAGAGGAAGGCTTTTTCAGTTCACAGGAATATCAAAAAGCTGGGCCAAGTGCCTCCACCACCCAGCAGGAGGCGCTGCTGCGGGACAGACCTGGGGTCCAATCTCGGTTCCTCTATTTATCACTGCAGGACCTTGGTTAAGGATCCAAGTTCTTTGAGCCTGTTTTCTCTTAACTTGAATATGGGGACAACAGCACCTACCTGAGAGATTTCATGATGgtgaatattaaatgagaaaatgcctGTAAAGCACATAGTATTCAACATAATATGTTGGCTAGTATCTTGTAGCTCGACCCAGGCCCGTGTTCCCTTTCTTGACGACCCTCACCTGGCTAGATGCTATGCTCTACCCTTGAACAACTCCTCACTAAACAGGTCATGGGATCATCTTGGATCACTAGAGTAGGTGACGGACTGGAGAGGTGTGTTCTCTTTCAGTACCAGAGAGGGGTGTTCCTACGGGCCGGCCTTGCTTTGTGAATCCTGTTTCCACCAAAGAACACAGGGTAAAGGCAATCGCTCAGGAATTAGGGCGTCTACTCCTCCCCCAGCTGCGGTCAAATCAGAGTGGAAAGGCCCGAGGCTGAGGTGGCTGggtctgcgattcatggggtttcccccccaccccaatggCAATCCCATCGCCCTCCCAGGGAGGAGGTCCAAGCAGATTGCTGGGAATCCCGGCCCCGGGGTGCCGGAGGCTGGGCAGGACCCGGACCTCGCCCGCGAAGAGGGTCCCTGCGGACCCAGCTCCCCACTTACACAGATGCCTCCCGCGGCGGCTGCAGCGACTGCGCCGGCAGCCCCGCCCCGCGCGGGTCATGTGGCTGCAGGTCACGCGGTGGCGCGCTCGGTCGCCTGGGCTGATTCTGAGGGGCCGCGGCTCCGCGGAAGCGTCTGACCCGCGGGCCAGGGGCCGCCCACTCTCATTTGAGTTCCGGGGCTGAGTAGGCCTGGGTGGCGGCGGAGAGGGTGGGTGGGAAACGGGACCCGGAGACTGGTTTGGTGGAAGAGAGAGACGGGAGGGGGGGTCCCAGGTTGCTCCCAGGGATGCAGTCCCCCGGGCGGGGGTTCTGGGACCAGGTTTTCAGTTTTGGGGGTGAGGCCGGGCAGGAAGAGTAGAATCTCTTCCTCTAGGGTTGAGCTTGTCTCtgacctttatttttttagatgtcATTTCTTTACCTAGATAGtactgctttttttgttttcaatataattggatttttttctacctctaggggagaaaaaaaaatcagtctttgcAGCAGTATAAACTAGAGAAAAACGTAAACTCTTGGTCTCCTCTATTCCTCCACCCTGAGATCATGTTAACAGTTTAGACTACATCCTCAGTGAATTTTCGTTAAGATccttatattttacaaaaatgagaACATACCAAACGGGCCATCCCAAGGCAGCTGGGCGCCCATGTCTTGCAGTTCCCCTGACTCGGCTCGCCCTTTCCTTTTGGGCCCCGCTGCGGCTCCATCTTCTGGTGAGACCCTGATGAGCTGGGACTGTGCAGCGAACACAAGTTCTGGGTACTTGTTCTTTGGCTTCACTGTTGgtgtagggttttttgtttgtttgttttgctttatttattttttaaatttagttagaAATCTCATCTCAGACTGAGGATTGCAGATGTTTCTCAGTGAGGTTCCCACCCTATTCCAAATACTTCAGATAATAGGCTGCTAGTCAGCAGCTGGTCAGTTGCCTTCAGAAAGGTCTAGAAAGTGACCTTAATTGGGCCTTAATCAGTCCTTATCTTTAAggacttgcaatgcagaagacctaggtttgatccctggatcaggaagatcccctggagaaggaaatggcaacccactctagtattcttgcctggagaatcccgtgaatagaggagcctggcgggctatagcccatgggatcacaagagtcagacacagcttagtgactaagctTTCTGTAGGGAACCAGTGCTGGTATCTGTTAACTCTGGAGACTCTGGAGTCCGCATGGGAACTAATCAGAAacgcctgggtttgaattctgttCTTGCCAATATCCACTTCTTGAGTGAGTGACTCAAGCCAATGACTCCCCTTCCCCAgttcttaattttcttctctgGAACTTGGGGATTGAGTGGAAATTAAGTGATACTGACCTCATGTGGCtattgtgagcattaaatgaaaTACAGTGAGCCCTCCATGTCCATTGTTCCACATGCACAAATTCAACCAAACTtggatagaaaatatttgaaaaacaatttttaaagttcctaaaaaagcaaaacttgtttTGCTGTGTGCCCGGCAACTGTTTACATAATATTTAGGTTGTCTTAGGGATTATAAATAATCTAGAGGTGATTAAAATATACAGGAGGTTGTatataggttatatgcaaatactgtgtCATTTTATGTAAGAGACTTGAGCTGGTGTGGATTTTGGTATTTGTGGGGGTCCTTGAAGCAATCCCCTGGGAAACCGATGGCTGACTATGTTATCATAGATCCATGATACCCTTttatttcctcctcccctccttcagttcagttcagttcagtcgctcagtcgtgtccgactctttgctgctgctgctaagtcacatcagtcgtgtccgactctgtgcaaccccatgaatcgcagcatgccaggcctccctgtccatcacgaactcccggagtctacccaaacccatgtccatcgagttggtgatgccatccagccatctcatcctctgtcgtccccttctcctcctgccccaatctttcccagcattagggtcttttccagtgaatcaactcttctcatgaggtggccaaagtattggagtttcagcttcaacatcagtccttccaataaacacccaggtctgatctcctttaggatggactggttggatctccttgcagtccaagggactctcaagagtcttctccagcaccatagttcaaaagcatcaatccttcagcgctcagctttcatcaccgtccaactctcacatccatacatgactactggaaaaaccatagccttgactagacggacctttgttggcaaagtaatgtctctgcttttcaatgtgccatctaggttggtcataactttccttccaaggagtaagcgtcttttaatttcatggctacaatcaccatctgcagtgatttcagagcccccaaaaataaagtcagccactgtttccactggttccccatctatttcccatgaagtgatgggaccggatgccatgatcttcattttatgaacgTTGAGCTCTAAACCAACTTTTTTaatctccttcactttcatcaagagactttttagttcctcttcactttctgccataagggtgatgtcatctgcatatctgaggttactgatattactcctggcaatcttgattccagcttgtgcttcttccagcctagcgtttctcatgatgtactctgcatataagttaaataaacagggtgacaatatatagccttgatgtactccttttcctatttggaaccagtctgttgttccacgtccagttctaactgttgcttcctgacctgcatacagatttctcaagaggcaggtcaggtggtctggtattcccatctctttcagaatattccacagtttattgtgatccacacagtcaaaggctttggtatagtcaataaagcagaaatagatgtttttctggaactctcttcctttttctatgatccagtggatgttggtaatttgatctctggttcctctggcttttctaaaa encodes:
- the GNPDA1 gene encoding glucosamine-6-phosphate isomerase 1 produces the protein MKLIILDHYSQASEWAAKYIRNRIIQFNPGPDKYFTLGLPTGSTPLGCYKKLIEYYKNGDLSFKYVKTFNMDEYVGLPRDHPESYHSFMWNNFFKHIDIHPENTHILDGNAADLQAECDAFEEKIKAAGGIELFVGGIGPDGHIAFNEPGSSLVSRTRVKTLAMDTILANARFFDGDLAKVPTMALTVGVGTVMDAREVMILITGAHKAFALYKAIEEGVNHMWTVSAFQQHPRTVFVCDEDATLELKVKTVKYFKGLMLVHNKLVDPLYSIKEKEIEKSQSSKKPYSD